The Gouania willdenowi chromosome 20, fGouWil2.1, whole genome shotgun sequence genome window below encodes:
- the LOC114454532 gene encoding centrosome and spindle pole associated protein 1-like, which yields MLHFSADRGLGSGSKLGTDYERKKNKLQPLATGLMIGVSEEENKLIAATKKEKYKAELLKQINENKRNKVRGKTLEGTVGVTGATKKDLHKKLPEQETQKNPSRSSQEDFKEPLMKCSGLETGAPRDEALLDHSSETSHRNLSQGLGDMAVPRVAGLDPVVCPLCYTPLHASHPFYGTLAYAPPHPDGTLAYAPPHHYGTPAYAPPHPDGTPAYAPPHHNYGTPAYAPPPHPDGTLAYAPPPHHYGTLAYAPPHHYGTLAYAPPPHHYNGTQVHPLDPPDGASYPLEPTLPDNQDALCRETSQSGRPIGQRSSAAIELCAENSRQQGESKQSHWEALRQQINEREKLKKMKKIEEERYNAKIEAERMAYNPWGRGGGGAPVTDEQGNLHSDLRQMHKVNKERSLFPRCPRAGAHVPVSRPLSALTGERCSEQVNKHNQELKQQIEERRRRKAEEKEREMREEEERDKKIEKERALLHKMYEEEQKQLKMKVLKKGT from the exons ATGCTGCATTTTTCAGCTGACAGAG GTTTAGGTTCAGGATCCAAGCTGGGAACAGACTatgaaagaaagaagaacaaaCTTCAACCGCTGGCTACTGGACTCATGATTG GAGTGTCAGAGGAAGAGAATAAATTGATAGCTGCgacgaaaaaagaaaaatacaaagcgGAATTGTTGAagcaaatcaatgaaaataagagaaacaaagtcag AGGGAAAACACTTGAGGGGACGGTTGGTGTCACTGGAGCTACAAAAAAAGATCTACATAAAAAG CTTCCTGAACAGGAAACTCAAAAGAATCCTTCAAGAAGCTCACAGGAGGACTTCAAAGAACCACTGATGAAGTGTTCTGGGTTGGAAACTGGTGCACCTAGAGATGAGGCCTTGTTGGACCATTCCAGTGAAACCTCCCACAGGAACCTCTCACAGGGGCTGGGAGACATGGCTGTACCCAG GGTTGCGGGTTTGGATCCTGTAGTTTGTCCTCTTTGCTACACTCCACTTCATGCATCTCATCCTTTTTATGGGACTCTAGCATATGCTCCTCCTCATCCTGATGGGACTCTAGCATATGCTCCTCCTCATCATTATGGGACTCCAGCATATGCTCCTCCTCATCCTGATGGGACTCCAGCATATGCTCCTCCTCATCATAATTATGGGACTCCAGCatatgctcctcctcctcatcccgaTGGGACTCTAGCatatgctcctcctcctcatcattatGGGACTCTAGCATATGCTCCTCCTCATCATTATGGGACTCTAGCatatgctcctcctcctcatcattatAATGGGACTCAAGTTCATCCACTTGATCCTCCTGACGGGGCCAGTTATCCTTTGGAGCCAACTCTTCCTGACAATCAAG ATGCTCTGTGTAGAGAGACTTCTCAGTCTGGAAGGCCAATTGGCCAAAGATCATCTGCAGCTATTGA ACTCTGTGCTGAGAATTCCAGGCAGCAGGGAGAAAGCAAACAGAGCCACTGGGAGGCTCTAAGACAGCAG ATCAATGAGAGAGAAAAGctcaaaaaaatgaagaaaatagagGAGGAGCGTTATAATGCTAAAATAGAAGCTGAGAGGATGGCCTACAATCCCTGGGGAAGGGGTGGAGGAGGTGCACCGGTCACAGACGAACAAGGCAACCTCCATA GTGACTTGAgacaaatgcacaaagtgaACAAGGAACGGAGCTTGTTTCCTCGGTGTCCCAGAGCCGGAGCTCACGTTCCTGTTTCCCGTCCTCTGTCAG CTCTCACTGGTGAGCGTTGCTCAGAACAAGTGAACAAGCACAACCAAGAACTGAAGCAGCAA ATAGAGGAACGCCGTAGAAGGAAGGCTGAGGAGAAAGAGCGTGAGATGAGGGAGGAGGAAGAGCGGGATAAAAAGATAGAGAAGGAGAGGGCTCTGCTTCACAAGATGTACGAGGAAGAACAAAAGCAGCTCAAGATGAAGGTCCTTAAAAAAGGaacttaa